One genomic segment of Francisella persica ATCC VR-331 includes these proteins:
- the anmK gene encoding anhydro-N-acetylmuramic acid kinase AnmK, whose protein sequence is MSEYKYCLGIMSGTSLDGIDVALCKIRGSGLDIDVKLIDFQTYPYSAKLLYDIKQSLDLSTSNAQLLCSLNFKLGIEYANAVKKLVAANSLNLKDIAFIASHGQTIYHQANSDEQFVKSSLQLGDAATIAYECQTIVVSNFRAGDIAAGGNGAPLVPYVDYILYRDKNKSRAFHNIGGIANTTIIRKNANIDDIYAFDTGPGNMMINRAMEVLFNRNYDKDGDIAAAGIVIVDMLQELLDNSYLKQEPPKSTGRELFGIEFTDKIIAKYKQNRPEDIVHTLTMFTAKSIAVAYHDFVFNKQKLDQIIFTGGGAYNKFLIKTISNLLDVEVLTFEDLGENSNAKEAIAFAVLGNETLHQNYNNVPVATGAKNNVILGQINLYK, encoded by the coding sequence ATGAGTGAGTATAAATATTGTTTAGGAATCATGTCTGGAACATCCCTAGATGGAATAGATGTTGCTTTGTGTAAGATTAGAGGTAGTGGATTAGATATTGATGTTAAATTGATAGATTTTCAAACATATCCGTATTCTGCCAAATTATTATATGATATTAAGCAATCTTTAGATTTATCAACAAGTAATGCTCAGTTATTATGTAGTCTTAATTTTAAACTTGGTATTGAATATGCAAATGCAGTAAAAAAACTAGTAGCAGCCAATAGCTTGAATTTAAAAGATATAGCGTTTATAGCAAGTCATGGCCAAACAATTTATCATCAAGCAAATAGTGATGAACAGTTTGTTAAATCATCATTACAGTTAGGAGACGCTGCGACAATTGCTTATGAATGTCAAACAATCGTAGTATCAAATTTTCGTGCTGGTGATATTGCTGCTGGAGGTAATGGTGCGCCACTTGTTCCTTATGTAGATTACATATTATATAGAGACAAAAATAAATCACGGGCTTTTCATAATATAGGTGGGATAGCAAACACGACAATTATTCGAAAAAATGCAAATATCGATGATATCTATGCTTTTGATACAGGTCCTGGAAACATGATGATAAATAGAGCTATGGAAGTATTATTTAACAGAAATTATGACAAAGATGGTGATATTGCTGCAGCTGGAATAGTTATTGTAGATATGTTACAGGAGCTTTTGGATAATTCATATCTAAAGCAGGAACCCCCTAAATCAACAGGCCGAGAACTTTTTGGAATCGAGTTTACAGATAAGATTATAGCTAAATATAAGCAAAATAGACCTGAGGATATAGTTCATACCTTGACAATGTTTACAGCAAAAAGTATTGCAGTAGCTTATCATGATTTTGTTTTTAACAAACAAAAATTAGATCAAATAATATTTACTGGCGGTGGTGCTTATAATAAGTTTTTGATAAAAACAATTTCTAATTTACTTGATGTGGAAGTTTTAACATTTGAAGATCTTGGTGAGAATAGTAATGCTAAGGAAGCCATAGCATTTGCTGTGCTAGGAAATGAGACCCTTCACCAAAACTATAATAATGTTCCAGTAGCAACTGGTGCTAAAAATAATGTCATATTGGGGCAAATTAATTTATATAAATAG
- a CDS encoding lipase family protein, with protein sequence MYKFFIQGIEEYKSKSKASLINPQLIHHHGSAGIERADLLKEIVMRLLLCGYYDHIETILSLKNKKKSYFSSSISVEFIKQINNDIRFTPKYSVEKITKILNSGNNHPSSMRTILRKYLTMSSGKINFEDKKLSYLYKKHIDHSLMAYKLFASSLHNPLDPFYTKVENRKDILKHLHIINDRSNKHSNIDFMEYNFISSIDLLQNHVYMVNNQIKVYGLPLYFKENQIAFVSIIDDEFQMNKNILNDNGVLEIYAFTGLTGAAKNNPNQNQKSILGYISFHRKTKNLTISFRGSRSGDPVSALIKALLFSNGNADWVTDMEIFNTKWNLKIEDFLNVYKKIFTSIKGIDISYGFAKAFATTVENIKCIIQVIKDEYKAISSISITGHSLGGALAQVCYLCFKFGVLNQKELIGNCKIYCFPFSAPPILTKSSIVKLNLLDEYQVIHSYLDSDLVHMINLDNKIKAKLLKMCVKIKGTLSIFQNRNQELAHFGVNFFKFSTELYKEKIDFPKSHEYEIFYTIIPFNKYLPAYEFKKLDDIKNNKRLNYIECIFHIINNFDFDIIRDNVQFIGLQKKIDISNILKQINNANAYYKKIDPNNAMTFTNYIQIEHHIRNIIIEMKKQGFENHILILKIYCEAIRECIL encoded by the coding sequence ATGTACAAATTTTTTATCCAAGGTATAGAAGAATATAAAAGTAAATCAAAAGCGTCTTTAATAAATCCTCAGCTGATACATCACCATGGCTCAGCTGGTATTGAACGAGCAGATTTACTTAAAGAAATTGTTATGCGTTTATTGCTTTGCGGATATTATGATCATATCGAAACTATACTTTCTCTAAAAAATAAAAAAAAATCTTATTTTAGTTCATCGATTTCTGTCGAATTTATCAAACAAATTAATAATGATATTAGATTTACTCCGAAATATTCAGTAGAAAAAATAACCAAAATTCTTAATTCAGGTAATAATCACCCTTCTTCTATGCGCACAATATTAAGAAAATATTTGACTATGTCAAGTGGTAAAATTAATTTTGAAGATAAAAAACTATCTTATTTATATAAAAAACACATTGATCATTCATTAATGGCTTATAAGTTGTTTGCATCTAGTTTGCACAATCCTCTAGATCCTTTTTATACAAAAGTTGAAAATAGAAAAGATATTCTAAAGCATTTACATATAATTAATGACAGAAGTAATAAACATTCAAATATAGACTTCATGGAGTATAACTTTATTTCATCGATTGATTTATTACAAAATCATGTTTACATGGTTAATAATCAAATCAAAGTATATGGACTTCCACTCTATTTTAAAGAAAATCAGATTGCTTTTGTTAGTATAATTGATGATGAATTTCAAATGAATAAGAATATTTTAAATGATAATGGGGTTTTAGAAATATATGCTTTCACTGGTCTTACAGGTGCTGCAAAAAATAATCCAAACCAAAATCAGAAGTCTATTCTTGGATACATATCTTTTCATCGTAAAACTAAGAATTTAACGATTTCATTTAGAGGTAGTCGAAGTGGTGATCCTGTATCAGCTCTGATAAAAGCTTTATTATTCTCTAATGGTAATGCTGATTGGGTAACGGATATGGAAATTTTTAATACAAAATGGAATTTGAAAATAGAAGATTTCTTAAATGTTTATAAAAAAATCTTTACATCAATAAAAGGCATAGACATTTCTTATGGTTTTGCAAAAGCTTTTGCAACAACAGTGGAAAATATTAAATGTATTATTCAAGTTATAAAAGATGAGTACAAAGCTATAAGTTCTATTAGTATAACAGGTCATAGTCTTGGTGGAGCATTAGCGCAAGTATGTTATTTGTGCTTCAAGTTTGGTGTATTAAATCAAAAAGAATTAATAGGTAATTGTAAAATTTATTGTTTCCCATTTTCAGCTCCTCCTATATTAACCAAGTCTTCTATAGTAAAATTAAATTTATTAGATGAATATCAAGTTATCCATAGTTACCTAGATAGTGACTTGGTTCATATGATAAATTTAGATAATAAAATAAAGGCAAAACTTTTAAAAATGTGTGTAAAAATCAAGGGAACATTATCTATTTTTCAAAATCGTAATCAAGAATTAGCTCATTTTGGTGTTAATTTTTTTAAGTTCTCTACAGAATTGTATAAAGAAAAAATTGATTTTCCAAAATCTCATGAGTATGAAATTTTTTACACTATTATACCATTTAATAAATATTTGCCAGCATATGAATTTAAAAAGTTAGATGATATAAAAAATAACAAAAGATTAAACTATATTGAATGCATATTTCATATAATAAATAATTTTGACTTTGATATTATCAGAGATAATGTTCAGTTTATAGGGTTACAGAAAAAAATCGATATTTCTAATATTTTAAAGCAAATTAATAATGCAAATGCTTATTATAAAAAAATTGATCCTAATAATGCTATGACTTTTACAAATTATATTCAAATTGAACATCACATAAGAAATATTATTATTGAAATGAAAAAACAAGGATTTGAAAATCATATACTAATTTTGAAAATATACTGTGAAGCTATACGAGAATGTATACTATAG
- the tssB gene encoding type VI secretion system contractile sheath small subunit, producing the protein MSKNNIPSSRLMINYETNVDGVLKKKELPYRVLVVGDLSKGRSIDAKVEFTDREVRRVKNGVDRVLEDMNISFDFEVPNFVSKDPSNLKVNYRIQGMKDFRPDAVAKKVPEIRALLEMKEILASFAKDIENNRNLKKVIDMIFSDNNELEALKKKIPALTNYTIKDSSDFIDVDSQESK; encoded by the coding sequence ATGTCAAAAAATAATATTCCAAGTTCAAGGTTGATGATAAATTATGAAACTAATGTCGATGGTGTTCTAAAGAAAAAAGAATTGCCATATAGAGTTTTAGTTGTAGGAGATTTATCAAAGGGGAGATCTATAGATGCAAAGGTAGAGTTTACTGATAGGGAGGTAAGAAGAGTAAAAAACGGTGTTGATAGAGTGCTTGAAGACATGAACATATCTTTTGATTTTGAAGTTCCAAATTTTGTTTCAAAAGATCCTAGTAATCTAAAAGTTAATTATAGAATACAGGGTATGAAAGATTTTAGACCTGATGCAGTTGCAAAAAAGGTTCCAGAGATCAGAGCACTATTAGAAATGAAAGAAATACTGGCTTCTTTTGCTAAAGATATTGAAAATAATAGAAATCTAAAAAAAGTTATCGATATGATCTTCTCTGATAATAATGAGTTAGAAGCTTTAAAAAAGAAAATTCCAGCATTAACTAACTATACTATAAAAGATTCTAGTGACTTTATTGATGTTGATTCTCAGGAGTCTAAATAA
- the tssC gene encoding type VI secretion system contractile sheath large subunit: MSENKLSLAEELLNNFGGSAEVENVLKSIDFDVSDDASKVLSLSSDYNARNLMALSLVLANNQGISNYNQKYIQKVITVIDKLIDVQVNAIISNDEFKALEQEWLKVQEVCKEDYSNVEVSILDVKKEELQYDFERNLYDISSSDFFKKVYVSEFDQYGGEPYGSILGLYNFDNTTNDIMWLTGMGMVAKNSHAPFIASIDKSFFGVKDISEITQIKSFETLLEHPRYKEWNDFRNLDVAAYIGLTVGDFMLRQPYNPENNPVQYKLMEGFNEFVNYEDNNSYLWGPSSIQLIKNIMRSYDKTRWFQYVRGVESGGYVRNLVSCVYDNKGVLETRSPVNVLFADYMELSLANIGLIPFVGEKGTSNACFFSVNSVKKVEEFVDDFDSANSRLIANLSYTMCISRISHYIKCVIRDKIGSVVGTEQIQSILSDWISEFVTTVYQPTPLEMARYPFRNVSIEVKTIPGKPGWYSCKINVIPHIQFEGMGTSMTIDTRLEPELFGSNK; the protein is encoded by the coding sequence ATGTCAGAGAATAAATTAAGTCTTGCAGAAGAGCTTCTAAATAATTTTGGCGGATCAGCTGAAGTTGAGAATGTATTAAAGAGTATTGATTTTGATGTTTCAGATGATGCTTCTAAAGTATTATCATTGTCTAGTGACTACAATGCTAGGAATCTTATGGCATTGTCATTAGTATTAGCTAATAATCAAGGTATAAGTAACTACAATCAAAAATATATTCAAAAAGTTATTACAGTTATTGATAAACTAATAGATGTGCAAGTTAATGCAATTATCTCAAACGATGAGTTCAAAGCTCTTGAGCAAGAGTGGTTAAAAGTCCAAGAAGTTTGTAAAGAAGATTACAGTAATGTTGAAGTAAGCATTCTTGATGTTAAGAAGGAAGAGTTGCAGTATGATTTCGAAAGAAATTTATATGATATATCGAGTAGTGACTTTTTCAAGAAGGTATATGTATCAGAATTTGATCAATATGGTGGAGAACCATATGGTTCCATATTAGGACTTTATAACTTTGATAATACAACTAATGACATAATGTGGTTGACTGGTATGGGTATGGTTGCTAAAAATTCACATGCACCTTTCATAGCATCAATTGATAAATCATTTTTTGGTGTTAAGGATATTTCTGAGATAACTCAAATAAAAAGTTTTGAAACTTTGTTAGAACATCCAAGATACAAAGAGTGGAATGATTTTAGAAATCTTGATGTAGCTGCTTATATTGGTTTAACAGTTGGTGATTTTATGTTGCGCCAACCTTACAATCCTGAGAATAATCCTGTTCAGTATAAGCTTATGGAAGGTTTTAATGAGTTTGTCAATTACGAGGATAACAATAGTTATTTATGGGGACCATCTTCTATACAGCTAATTAAAAATATAATGAGATCTTATGATAAGACAAGATGGTTTCAGTATGTTAGAGGTGTCGAAAGTGGTGGATATGTCAGAAATCTAGTTTCTTGTGTTTATGATAACAAGGGAGTTTTAGAGACAAGGTCACCTGTGAATGTTTTATTTGCTGATTATATGGAGCTTTCATTAGCAAATATTGGGTTGATTCCATTTGTGGGTGAAAAAGGTACAAGTAATGCTTGTTTCTTCAGTGTCAATTCGGTTAAAAAAGTAGAAGAATTTGTTGATGATTTTGATTCAGCAAATTCAAGGCTAATAGCTAACCTTTCTTATACTATGTGCATATCGAGAATATCTCATTACATAAAATGTGTAATTAGAGATAAGATAGGTAGTGTGGTGGGAACTGAACAAATTCAAAGTATTCTTTCTGATTGGATATCAGAATTTGTAACCACTGTATACCAGCCAACACCTCTAGAAATGGCAAGATATCCATTTAGAAATGTGTCTATTGAAGTTAAGACTATACCAGGCAAGCCGGGATGGTATTCATGTAAAATAAATGTAATACCACATATCCAGTTTGAAGGTATGGGTACTTCAATGACAATAGATACAAGGCTCGAACCAGAGTTATTTGGTTCTAATAAATAA
- the iglC gene encoding type VI secretion system tube protein IglC, with amino-acid sequence MSEMITRQQVTSGESINVITDATACIGSHPERRLFVDSLSIAGESFDKNLVAIEGGDDVTKADSATAAASVIRLDITPGSINPTISIVFGALIKSSFRVKLQEKVSSILKAGATDVKIKLGNSNKKQEYKTDDAWGIMIDLSGLELYPISAEAFSINIEPTELMGVSKDGMRYHIISIEGLTTTKGSLPVCCAASTDKGVAKIGYIATS; translated from the coding sequence ATGAGTGAAATGATAACTAGACAACAAGTAACAAGTGGTGAAAGTATTAATGTAATTACTGATGCTACAGCATGTATAGGTTCTCACCCAGAACGTAGATTGTTTGTAGATTCACTAAGTATAGCAGGTGAATCTTTTGATAAAAATCTTGTTGCTATAGAAGGGGGGGATGATGTCACAAAAGCAGACTCAGCAACTGCAGCAGCTAGCGTTATAAGATTAGATATAACACCAGGTTCTATAAATCCTACAATTAGTATTGTTTTTGGGGCTTTAATTAAATCTAGTTTTAGGGTTAAGCTTCAAGAGAAAGTTTCAAGCATATTGAAAGCTGGAGCAACAGATGTGAAAATAAAGCTTGGCAACTCTAATAAAAAACAAGAATACAAAACTGATGATGCATGGGGTATAATGATAGATCTATCTGGATTGGAATTATATCCAATAAGTGCGGAAGCGTTTAGTATTAACATAGAACCTACAGAGCTTATGGGTGTTTCAAAAGATGGTATGCGTTATCATATTATCTCTATTGAAGGTCTTACAACAACAAAAGGGAGTTTACCTGTATGTTGTGCAGCTAGCACAGATAAAGGTGTTGCTAAGATAGGATATATTGCCACTTCTTAA
- the tssK gene encoding type VI secretion system baseplate subunit TssK has product MLLERIYWEDGLLLDSDILDRSNLAILESSAFSNYLPFNLNRGIITFDIDTESLNSGLILVKDLKLYLQDKKIIFFNKKYPLSLQVSLDQISEEIPLFLNVREKVLEEKGFKYIYNQLSLSLEYDHSMKYSTQIALFLLDNGRLVAKDYDFPLLTLDHYLMNDVFVRLNRLVSELKAFNRFVFSTSRSYAAILLTFLINKFEKDLEFAEFNRLNSCPKQIFDLLHDIYSLIGSNLDNIEDFENIIFDFQKPIIKLRILVDKVLALCEYKRINNFVKFELHGQKYICDNFPEEFFVATKYYIIVKKKASVLSSSVKFNNKNALRITSISRNKNIVTLSLSGVRLLDVEHSMINFTFKIDNIDAIYEIQKGSELDFIIADRSATFSAFEESKNFDFYIAFY; this is encoded by the coding sequence ATGTTATTGGAGAGAATATATTGGGAAGATGGTTTATTATTAGACAGTGATATTTTAGATAGATCAAATTTAGCTATTCTAGAAAGTTCAGCTTTTTCAAATTATCTTCCATTTAACCTTAATAGGGGAATAATTACTTTTGATATAGATACAGAGAGTTTAAATTCAGGTCTTATTCTTGTAAAAGATTTGAAATTATATTTGCAAGATAAAAAAATTATTTTCTTCAATAAAAAATATCCGTTATCTTTGCAAGTTTCTCTTGATCAAATTTCCGAAGAAATTCCTTTATTTTTAAATGTTAGAGAGAAAGTATTAGAAGAAAAAGGTTTTAAATATATCTATAATCAGTTATCACTTTCTTTAGAATATGACCATAGCATGAAGTATAGTACGCAGATAGCTCTATTTCTATTAGATAACGGTAGATTGGTTGCTAAAGATTATGATTTCCCATTACTGACTTTGGATCACTATTTGATGAATGATGTTTTTGTAAGATTAAATAGATTAGTATCTGAGTTGAAAGCTTTTAACCGATTTGTATTTTCTACTTCGAGGTCATATGCTGCAATTCTACTTACTTTTTTGATAAATAAATTCGAGAAAGATTTGGAGTTTGCTGAGTTTAATCGACTAAATAGTTGTCCTAAACAAATATTTGACCTTCTTCACGATATTTATAGTTTAATTGGATCTAATTTAGATAACATTGAAGATTTTGAAAATATTATATTTGATTTTCAAAAACCTATCATTAAGCTTCGTATTTTAGTTGATAAAGTACTTGCTCTTTGTGAATATAAAAGAATTAATAATTTCGTTAAATTTGAATTACATGGTCAGAAATATATTTGTGATAACTTTCCCGAAGAGTTTTTTGTTGCGACAAAGTACTATATTATCGTTAAGAAGAAAGCATCCGTGTTGTCATCTAGTGTCAAATTTAATAATAAAAATGCTTTAAGAATTACAAGCATAAGTAGAAATAAGAATATTGTAACGTTATCCCTTTCAGGAGTTAGACTTTTAGATGTTGAACATTCAATGATTAACTTTACATTTAAAATTGATAATATTGATGCAATATATGAAATACAGAAAGGATCAGAATTGGATTTTATAATTGCTGATAGAAGTGCTACTTTTTCTGCTTTTGAAGAAAGTAAAAACTTTGATTTTTATATTGCATTTTACTGA